CGTTACCTTTTGCATAGACAGCTCAGGCGTAATCCATGGGCCACCACTTGATGACCAGCCCGGACAGTTATGCATTTGGTATTGTAACCCCAGTCGGTTGGCTTCGCTGATGGCGTGTTTGGTTAGTTCCAGCCACTTAGGGCTCAGGTACTCAATTGGTCCTTTGGGGATGCCTGTACCTGCGTTGAAGTTTTGGAAGCCGCCCAGGCCAATCTCTTTCATTGCTTCCAAATCAAGGGTGATGCCTTTTTTGGTGATATGCCCATTCATCCAGTGCCACCAGGTAAAGGCGTGGGCGTTTTGCGGAGGATTAGCAAAGCTGAGCGCCAGATCATCCGGCGCGGTATTATTTGTTAAAGCATGCACAATGCCGGTTGGGGTAATTAACGTTACCATACCAGCGGCAGCACTTGTTTTCAGGAATTTACGGCGGTCCATAATTGAGGGTTTAGAACAGTTGAATGTATATATTTTCTGGCACCAGTACAATTATCTGCTAAAAGTAATGGCTATTTTACAGAAAGGGGTGCCTGCCAAAAGGCATCAGTGCGGCAGCATTGCCTTATGATAGATAGTGTTATGAAATATCGCATGTGATTACGAAATTGCGCCTCCGTAATCAGACCGCTATGGGCTGACTAATTAAATTGCTAAAAAATAGATACTACTAATATGGTTAAGCACAATGTGTATTTTGATGGCCAGGTACAAAGCCTGGGCCTTGACACCGAGAAAGGCGCTGCAACAGTTGGCGTAATGAAAAAAGGCACTTATACGTTTTCTACCTCAACACCTGAAACTATGGTTGTTGTGTCTGGTGTTATGAATGTTAAAGTTGCCGGTGGCGAGTCTACCCAATACACTCAAAATGAGAAATTTGAAGTAGCTGCCGGTTCGCAGTTCGAGGCTGTTTGCGATACCGATGTAGCTTATATTTGCTACTATCAATAACAATTCAGCGTTATTTTAATAAGCGAGGGCGCCTGTTCAACAGGCGCCCTCGCTGTTTTTGCTATATCATGATAGCTTGATGATAATAACTTTGGTTACCCTGAAAAAAACACCAAATGAATTATCAGCAAACTATAGGTGGCTTTTGGGGGCTGTGGATTGGACTTTCTGGGGATTTACATTATTGGGGCGCGGCAATAAAGTGATAAGGTTTAGGAGTTTTTTTATTTATCCGGCCCCATAAAATGCGGATAATTGAATGGCTCTAAATTACTGTATGCCGAGTTTGGATGGTGTAAAACAGAATGAGTATCTACCACGAAAAGTCACCCTTTTGTACCGAAAATAGGAGGGGGGGCTTCTTGTGGTGATATTTTTGACTGTTTTTAAGCTTGTATTCGGGCTTTTTATAAGCCCATCAATAGTTAATATTAACGTATCAGTTAAAACCTAAATAGTTATTGAGCTATATGAAAACTCATTGGCCTTTTCAAGTGCAGCCAGCTCAATACTAAGATGTACCCGGAATGTATTTGCTTCGGTCGGCCCATAAGTAAATGAAAATCTTTGCGAATAGGCCACCTCCAGGCGTTTACGGATATTGCTAAGACCGGTTAACGAACTGTTTCTGGCAGCAGTATGATTAATAGTGTTGACCGTTTGAATATGCAGGTGCTCGTTTTCAATATAGATTTCTATTCTTGCCGTTTCAACGTTATCGCGCAGATTGCCGTGCTTAAATGCATTCTCTGTAAG
This region of Mucilaginibacter yixingensis genomic DNA includes:
- a CDS encoding pyrimidine/purine nucleoside phosphorylase; translation: MVKHNVYFDGQVQSLGLDTEKGAATVGVMKKGTYTFSTSTPETMVVVSGVMNVKVAGGESTQYTQNEKFEVAAGSQFEAVCDTDVAYICYYQ